The Amblyomma americanum isolate KBUSLIRL-KWMA chromosome 11, ASM5285725v1, whole genome shotgun sequence genome includes the window TAATTCATAATCGCAGAAAAGTGTGGTGGTGAATCATCCGTGGTTGGTAGTGTATGTGCTCTGTGCAGACACAGGCAAACTGATGAGCCCCGTGTcttcccccccgcccccctttttCAGTGATTGTCCAAAGGTTTTCAAGACACGGAAGGCCATGAGATCCCACTGGCGCACCTGCCACGGCGACGTTCCCAAAGACCACATCTGCGAGCTCTGTCACAAGGCATTCGTGTCGGCCAAAGATCTCCGGCGCCACTCGCTCACCCATGGCGGAGACAGGGTGCACAAGTGTGAGCACTGCGGTGCTTCCTTCTACAGGGCGGACAACCTTCAGCGTCATGTTAAATCTACGTGCAAGCTCAGGGACCTCTGAGCCATGTTGGACTAGCATCACAGAGCCATTTCACCATGAAATGTGAAACTCAAATGCTAGCAGGCTCCGAAGAGCCCACTTTTCTTCAAATAAAGGGAAACTGCAGAGATTTTGGACTTATACGAGGTCTGTTAGAAAAGTATCCGACTTTATTTTTCTTGCGATCACCTGATGAATATGAAACAAGCGTGCTTGCATGCGCATGCGTGATTTTTTTCCCGCCTGTCGATGGCGTCAGTCGCCGGGACGCAGCGTTTGAGTGAGGTAGCGTGCAGTGCTCTCGTCGGTTTTTTATTGCAAGGAAAATGGCGGAGCGACTGGAGCAGCGCTAATGCGTCAAATTTTGCCAGGAACTGGGCGACAGCCAAGTGGAAACCATTCGGAAGATTCAGGCGGCTTTCGGTGATGATGCTATGAGCAGCACTCAGACTAAGCAGTGGTACAACCGGTTTAAAGACGGCCGCACATCGGTGGAGAACGAGCCACGCTCTGGTCGGCCATCAACGTGCCGAAATGACAAGGTCATTGCCGAAGTGAACGCTGTGGTGATGCGGGACCGTCGTGTGACTATCCGAGAAATTGCGGAAGGGGTGGGCATCAGCACTTTTTCTGCACATTCCATTATCACCAAAGATTTGGCCATGAAGAGAGTTACGGCGAAATTCGTGCCGAAGCTGCTCACAGTGGAGCAAAAGCAACTTTGTGCTGAAGTCTCACAGGACATGCTGGATTCCACAAACAGTGACCCCGACCTCATGAACACCATAATCACTGGTGACGAGTCTTGGGTGTGCATGTACGGCCCAGAAACCAAATCCCAGTCGTCACAGTGGAAGCATTCCACGTCACCAAGACCAAAGAAGGCCCGCCAAGTGCGCAGCAACGTCAAAGTGGTGCTGACTGCTTTCTTTAACTCCCGCTGTGTGGTACACCATGAGTACGCACCACGGGGTCAAAAAATCACCAAATAGTACTGCTGCGATGTCCTCCCTCGTCTAAGTGATGCTGTGCGGCGCAAGATACCGGAGTTACGGTCAACACGAAATTGGCGCATCCATCACGACAATGCTCCTTCCTGCACATTCCTTGCACTTGATTCAGACTTTTTTGGTGAAAAACCAGACTCCTGTAGTTCAACAGGCTCCTTGCTCTCCTGATATGGCCCCCTGCGACTTCTGGCTGTTCCCTGAAATCAAGAGGCCATTGAAAGGAGCGCGATTTCAGGCAAGAGAGGATATTATGGCTGCAATGACAGCTCCGAAAGAGGCCTTCTCGGAATGCTTCCAACAATGCAGCACCGCTGGGAGAAGTGTGTGGAGTCCCAAGGAGACTACTTTGAGGGTGATTAGGTTTCCAACGCTCCAGTtatgccagttttttttcttcggccAAAGGTCAGATACTTTTCTAACAGACCTCGTATGAGCTTAAAGGGGTTGAAAGTGTGCTTTCAGGTATAGagcatgcgaagtccttttcAGCTACCATTTGAAGTGGTGACTTAATCACCAATTGCAATTGCGACGGTCCTCAAGCTTCTCTGCAGCACACAGCGCCAAGGGGGAGCATGATAACGTAACCTGTGGTACTGGCACATTTCCAATGCATAAATGCTTGCTCTgaaggaagaaaaccaacgccaccaAAAGCAAAGCCCGCCAAGCGTTGCTTGTCAGTATCCAACGACGCATGACAGGGTGTAATTGACGGCAGCAGAAATGAGATATCTTAACGTCCGCGACATCACACCGAGCTTCTCTGCACTCCTCCAGTGCTATGAAGAGAAGCCTAAAATTTAATTCTCGATTatgtcaccattttaaatgctagcgcaaaaaaacttggcatgctttacctacagcttgcatagatttgaatccttgaatatcgtggaattctcaaaaagtggtgcagttgccctttaagatgTGCCTTCAGTGACTGCACAGGCACGCATTTGTCGATGCAATTGTGCAGCAGCTCTTGTGCATTGATCCGACTGATTGCAGTGCAGATGATTACATATTATGTTGAGCTGAATTGATTGTGTGCCAGTCCAAATGAATTGCTTGAATCAAATTGAATTACATGTTGGTTATTATCTGTTGTGTGTGCACACGCCAGAGCAATTGCGTACATCACATCATTAAAAGGCACACTTGCTGCTGATTTTGTCGCAGCGGACTGTTATTCTTTTGAGTAATTTATGTTGTTTTAAGCGGGTTTGCTGAGCTATTGTTGGTAGCGAGTTGTACCACGACCTCCATGGCAGTTTACAATAAAGTGTACGACCGTGTACAGAACTGAATTGAGTTCACTAAGCTGTTCCGAGTGCATTCATGCCACTCCCGACAAAAAAATTGGAAGCGAAGAGCTTTAACACATGGGTTTGTAGGCAATTCCATTGTGCATGAATGCAACATATCATTTTGTTGTCACCAGGTGGCATGCCAGTGCTGTCAGAGTCCTGCCTCATGCTAGGGTTGGTCGCAACGTGGATTGCAGTGGAAAATTGTTATTAGTTTTTTTAATGTTTGTGAATTACAGGTGAAACATTTCCTATTTTTGGTGCAGTCATCGTTATCGAGCGCAAATTTAGGTTCATTCAGATAAACACCAGAGTGACTGACAATTATATACTATCACATTCTTGACCAAGAACTGGAAGCATTGTGCTTGTTGCACGTGTACGAATTCGTAACTGATAGCAGATGCTGGGGTAATATCTCAGTGGTGTTTCTTACCaccgaaaaacgaaaaaaaaaaacctttgtcgCTGGTAGCTGGTCTtccttatttgttttttttcctcctgcACATTAGCACGCCACCTTTGCTGCCTGATTGGAAGGTGGTACATGAAAGTGAAGTGACCATTAAGAAATAAGGCTTGACTTTACAGTAGCGTAGACACCTACAATTTTTAAGGTGCTGCTACCTCTTGAGGTTCTAAGGCACATGACCACAGAACACACgaatggtggtagtggtttatgttgggtttaacatcccaaagtggcaaagggctatgagggatgctgtagtggaggactccgaattaatttaggccacctggggagCGTTCATATCCGCTGACATCGCGCACCACCCAGGCATTTCCACTGAAATGTGGCCAGTGTAGCCGACATTCAAACCTGCGATCTCGGGATCAGCAGCCACTGAGCTATCGCAGTGCAGCCATTCATTGGCAAAATGTTTACTACGGTTTTATACAAAATAAATTGTAAAGCCAGGTACTATCAAGTTCCCAGCATTTAGAAAACAtgccacgtcactgcaccagcctTTTTCTTGAGATGGTCGACGAACCGATTGTTGAATGAATTTGGCCCACATATGAGCACGTGGGGAGGTGTGTGGCATTTCGAGAATTCCGCTTCGAGGAGCCCCTCATCTATTTCTCCATAGTGTACTTCATCACCGTACTTCAGATCCTCCACGTTAGTTTCCTGCATGGACGTGATGCACAGCGCTTTGTGTCAAGACATCAACGTCAGTAAGGAAAGTTAGTAGCCTCCAGGTTTTCCCGACTGCTGGGCACTGAGAACAAACAGCTAGTTTTACACCTTTGTAATGCTTTGTATCCAGTTGCACCTCGGCACAGATAATGTGTGCAAGGTCAAGCAAAACCATCCTGCATTGTATTTACTGACCAAGTTCGTTTTGTCGACATATTTTATCGTTATAACATCCAACAGGCAGGTCCGTAGCATTTTTTGGTAAAGGCAGTGAAAAGTTTGGGCTGGCACCATGCTGCTCACCTTGCTTAGGCAGTAGACAACGCTGACATTCCAGAAGTGTTTCAGCTCATCCAGCTCTTTTTTGAGGTAGATCTCTCTGTAACACGCTATCCCGAAGAGCAGGCGAACCATGGTGTAATCGTCAGCCATGCTTGTGATGTGGCGCAGCACTTGAATCATTGGTGCGATTCCAGttccagcagcaagcagcagcaagtgctTATGCTGAAATTAATAATTTGTCAGAGGCACACACAGAGAGCGCAAGTGGGAAGTGTAAGTAGGTTTGTATGATATTGGCAAACACTGAAAGCACGCAGTAGCAAGCAGTTAGCATTCTATAATGTATGTGCAAAGCATGCTTCACTCAGGTAAGTGGAAATTAAACAATACATGTTATTTCTTACAACTGTCATATAAGATGAGGGGTGGTACAAAGAAAAGTCCAACTTTAGATTTAAAAGTAACTGCTGGCTCTCTATTCTGGGTTCCTCATTCATACGGTGGTACATCCACTTGTGTGGCATTCACTTACCTCAGATTTCTGTCAAACACTGTTTGCTCATATTCTGTCGCTAGCCCCACAGAAATCATGGTTTCCTATTTTCACTAGTACGACAAGCTCTGAATGACAATGTATGATAAGCTTTTAGTCCGCTAGCACTTAAGTGGCCATTCCCTGCATTTAGACATCTTGCGTTTCTTTGTCTGAAGGACAGGTTGACGATGAACAGCGCAAAACAATGGCCACCCAGTTCGAATGTGGCCTAACAATGCAAAATGGCTGTCATATTTTTAACACTTTACAGACTACAACCTTAGCCAAGCCATACATCGGCCCTAGGAAACCTGTCACTGCTGAGAACATAGTGTCTTATTACTGCTCAACATATTATGAAGGAAAAAACAGTGAGGTATAAGAAAAGTGTGCACACAAAAGAGACAGACGCACAAAGGGAAGCCCCAAGAAGAATTTTAAATGAGCACAATATAGCATCAGCACCTAGAACCATGCTAAGCTATAACATTTTTATTTGATGCAGCATGAAATGGCACTCTGAGTTTGCAAACAAAGTAATGACTCATAAAATAAGTTTTACTTGACCAACTGAGTGCATGCACAAGCATAAGAAGCCAGGGCCCGTAAAGGCAACTTAAATATCTTGCCACTTGCGAATGTGCAAAACCTGACTTTTGCATCGCATGCTTTGGCCCATGCAAGTTAAACGGTTCTACTTGGCTCCAACTAAACAACTTCCGCTatttttttaaagggacactgaggagaaattgaagttggcttgtatccatagaataccagctcctgatcacaaaaggccactcttcctgaaaacaaagctcttgtaatgtagaaaatagcaagaaccaaaatacaggtatcgccgccacaggccaatctcgcaagtacaagcgtgatgacttcctagaacaagaggcgccaccatggaggaattttccttacttcatggatgtcacgaatctctgaggcttgcagaAGAAGGTAGCGCACCGCATCGCtacccgccagaaatcacggagtcttcgtttacgtcacgtttcacgtcactccgttctgtgtcgtcataagagttctccgtgtcgtcataagagttctcgaatttgaatcggagcggcgggaaaaaatttttcaactttgaatccaaatttctttgaaataaatgcatctttcgctcccggacaagcgtcaacaaagccatgaaatgccgaactatcagatattgctaacaaaaaaattttgatagggttctcctcagtgtccctttaaaa containing:
- the LOC144110523 gene encoding protein GVQW3-like codes for the protein MSSTQTKQWYNRFKDGRTSVENEPRSGRPSTCRNDKVIAEVNAVVMRDRRVTIREIAEGVGISTFSAHSIITKDLAMKRVTAKFVPKLLTVEQKQLCAEVSQDMLDSTNSDPDLMNTIITGDESWVCMYGPETKSQSSQWKHSTSPRPKKARQVRSNVKVVLTAFFNSRCVVHHEYAPRGQKITK